The proteins below are encoded in one region of Pseudomonas putida NBRC 14164:
- a CDS encoding ABC transporter permease subunit, whose product MTSPIAKSVSPASPVDQSLLYPSPYKEFWQAFARNKGAVMGLAFMCLVVFCALFAPWVAPHDPSEQYRDFLLTPPVWLEGGTWQFILGTDELGRDLLSRLIQGARLSLLIGLSSVVMSLIPGILLGLLAGFFPQILGPSIMRLMDVMLALPSLLLAVAIVAILGPGLINTVIAIAIVSLPSYVRLTRAAVMVELNRDYVTAARLAGAGLPRLMFVTVLPNCMAPLIVQATLSFSSAILDAAALGFLGLGVQPPTPEWGTMLASARDYIERAWWVVSLPGLTILLSVLAINLMGDGLRDALDPKLKNAA is encoded by the coding sequence ATGACTAGCCCGATTGCAAAATCCGTGTCGCCGGCCAGCCCGGTGGACCAGAGCCTGCTCTACCCCTCGCCGTACAAAGAATTCTGGCAAGCCTTTGCGCGCAACAAAGGCGCAGTGATGGGCCTGGCCTTCATGTGCCTGGTGGTGTTCTGCGCACTGTTCGCGCCATGGGTTGCCCCCCATGACCCGAGCGAGCAGTACCGCGACTTCCTGCTGACCCCGCCGGTATGGCTCGAAGGCGGGACCTGGCAGTTCATCCTCGGCACCGACGAACTGGGCCGCGACCTGCTATCGCGCTTGATCCAGGGGGCGCGGCTGTCGCTGCTGATCGGCCTGTCGTCGGTGGTGATGTCGCTGATCCCGGGCATCCTGCTGGGCCTGCTGGCCGGCTTCTTCCCGCAAATCCTCGGCCCGTCGATCATGCGCCTGATGGACGTGATGCTGGCCCTGCCCTCCCTGCTGCTGGCCGTGGCCATCGTCGCCATCCTCGGCCCAGGCCTGATCAATACGGTGATCGCCATCGCCATCGTCTCCCTGCCCTCCTACGTGCGCCTTACCCGGGCTGCGGTGATGGTCGAACTGAACCGCGACTACGTCACCGCCGCACGCCTGGCCGGCGCCGGGCTGCCACGGCTGATGTTCGTCACCGTGCTGCCCAACTGCATGGCACCGCTGATCGTGCAGGCCACCCTCAGCTTCTCCTCGGCGATCCTCGACGCTGCCGCCCTGGGCTTCCTCGGCCTGGGCGTGCAACCGCCGACCCCGGAGTGGGGCACCATGCTGGCTTCGGCCCGTGACTACATCGAGCGTGCCTGGTGGGTGGTGAGCCTGCCCGGCCTGACCATTCTGCTCAGTGTGCTGGCAATCAACCTGATGGGCGACGGCCTGCGCGATGCGCTGGACCCGAAACTCAAGAACGCCGCCTGA
- a CDS encoding ATP-binding protein, whose product MLAAVQPLSATRQNLWRLTVIRVLVLAAQAGSVGVAYWTELLPLPWLSLAGTLALSSLLCAFTALRLRLSLPVTEMEYALQLACDLLIHSALLYYSGGSTNPFVSYYLVPLAIAAVTLPWLYSLILSGIALTAYSLLLVQFYPLEGLPMARDKMQVYGMWLSIALAAAVITFFAARMAEELRRQEQLRSERREESLRDEQLLAVATQAAGAAHELGTPLATMSVLINEMRQDHTDPLLQEDLQILQDQVKLCKETLQQLVRAAEANRRLAIVEQDVTAWLDEALNRWHLMRPEASYRFQRLRDGKVPRLTPPPDLTQALLNLLNNAADACPDDLEVHLDWDAQDIVISIRDHGPGVPPAIAEAIGKPFITTKGKGFGLGLFLSKASVTRAGGSVKLYSHEQGGTLTELRLPYGKRGDE is encoded by the coding sequence ATGCTCGCTGCCGTACAACCGCTGTCCGCTACCCGCCAGAACCTGTGGCGCCTGACCGTCATTCGGGTCCTGGTCCTGGCTGCCCAGGCCGGCTCCGTGGGCGTCGCCTACTGGACCGAATTGCTGCCGTTGCCCTGGCTGTCGCTGGCTGGCACCTTGGCGTTGTCCTCGCTGCTGTGTGCCTTTACGGCGCTGCGCTTGCGCCTGTCGCTGCCAGTCACCGAAATGGAGTACGCCCTGCAGCTGGCCTGCGACCTGCTGATCCACAGTGCCTTGCTGTACTACTCCGGCGGCTCGACCAACCCGTTCGTGTCGTATTACCTGGTACCGCTGGCGATTGCCGCGGTGACCTTGCCGTGGCTGTATTCGCTGATTCTTTCGGGTATCGCCCTGACCGCCTACAGCCTGCTGCTGGTGCAGTTCTACCCGCTTGAAGGCCTGCCCATGGCGCGGGACAAGATGCAGGTCTACGGCATGTGGCTGAGCATTGCCCTGGCTGCGGCGGTGATTACCTTCTTTGCCGCGCGCATGGCCGAAGAGCTGCGCCGCCAGGAGCAGCTGCGCTCCGAACGGCGTGAAGAAAGCCTGCGTGACGAGCAATTGCTGGCCGTGGCCACCCAGGCCGCCGGTGCCGCCCATGAGCTGGGCACGCCGCTGGCGACCATGAGCGTGCTGATCAACGAAATGCGCCAGGACCATACCGACCCGCTGCTGCAGGAAGACCTTCAGATCCTCCAGGACCAGGTAAAGCTGTGCAAAGAGACCTTGCAACAGCTGGTGCGCGCTGCCGAAGCCAACCGCCGCCTGGCGATCGTGGAGCAGGATGTGACGGCGTGGCTGGACGAGGCGCTGAACCGTTGGCACCTGATGCGCCCCGAAGCCAGCTACCGCTTCCAGCGCCTGCGCGATGGCAAGGTGCCGCGGCTGACACCACCGCCAGACCTGACCCAGGCGTTGCTGAACCTGTTGAACAATGCCGCCGATGCCTGCCCCGATGACCTGGAGGTGCACCTGGACTGGGATGCCCAGGACATCGTCATCAGCATCCGCGACCATGGCCCTGGCGTGCCGCCGGCCATTGCCGAAGCCATCGGCAAACCCTTCATTACCACCAAAGGCAAAGGCTTCGGCCTGGGCCTGTTCTTGAGCAAGGCCAGCGTGACCCGTGCGGGCGGTTCGGTAAAACTCTATAGTCATGAACAGGGTGGCACCCTGACCGAATTGCGCCTGCCCTATGGCAAGCGAGGAGATGAATGA
- a CDS encoding ABC transporter substrate-binding protein yields MLKHAVIPFLLGAGLLTGAPSALAASNLVFCSEGSPAGFDPGQYTTGTDFDASAETVFNRLTQFERGGTAVIPGLATKWEVSDDGKTYTFHLREGVKFHTTDYFKPSRPFNADDVLFTFNRMLDKDNPFRKAYPTEFPYFTDMGMDKNIAKVEKLDEQTVKFTLNEVDAAFIQNLAMSFASIQSAEYADQLLKNGKAADINQKPIGTGPFVFSKYQKDAQIRFKGNKDYWKPDDVKIDNLIFAITTDASVRMQKLKKNECQVTLFPRPADIEPLKADKNLQMPQQAGFNLGYIAYNVMDKIKGSNEPNPMAQLKVRQALDMAVDKKKIIESVYQGAGQLAVNGMPPTQWSYDDSIKDAAFDPEKAKQLLKEAGIKEGTEITLWAMPVQRPYNPNAKLMAEMLQSDWARIGIKAKIVSYEWGEYIKRSKGGEQGAMLIGWSGDNGDPDNWLGTLYGCDAVDGNNFSKWCYKPYDDLIKQAKATADQAKRTELYQKAQHILKEQVPITPIAHSTVYQPMSAKVKDFKISPFALNSFYGVSVDK; encoded by the coding sequence ATGCTCAAACACGCAGTCATTCCGTTCCTGCTTGGCGCAGGCTTACTCACCGGTGCACCGTCGGCCCTGGCCGCGTCCAACCTGGTGTTCTGCTCCGAAGGCAGCCCGGCCGGTTTCGATCCGGGGCAGTACACCACCGGGACCGACTTCGACGCCTCGGCAGAGACCGTGTTCAACCGCCTGACCCAGTTTGAACGGGGCGGCACTGCGGTCATCCCGGGCCTGGCGACCAAATGGGAAGTGTCCGACGACGGCAAGACCTACACCTTCCACCTGCGCGAAGGGGTCAAGTTCCATACCACCGACTACTTCAAGCCCAGCCGCCCCTTCAACGCCGACGACGTGCTGTTCACCTTCAACCGCATGCTCGACAAGGACAACCCGTTCCGTAAGGCCTACCCCACCGAGTTCCCGTACTTCACCGACATGGGCATGGACAAGAACATCGCCAAGGTGGAGAAACTCGACGAGCAGACGGTGAAGTTCACCCTCAACGAAGTCGACGCAGCGTTCATCCAGAATCTGGCCATGAGCTTTGCTTCCATCCAGTCGGCCGAATACGCCGACCAGTTGCTCAAGAATGGCAAGGCTGCCGACATCAACCAGAAACCGATCGGCACCGGCCCGTTCGTGTTCAGCAAGTACCAGAAGGACGCGCAGATCCGCTTCAAGGGCAACAAGGACTACTGGAAGCCCGATGACGTGAAGATCGATAACCTGATCTTCGCCATCACCACCGATGCCTCGGTGCGCATGCAGAAGCTGAAGAAGAACGAGTGCCAGGTCACCCTGTTCCCGCGCCCGGCCGACATCGAGCCGCTAAAGGCCGACAAGAATCTGCAAATGCCGCAGCAAGCCGGGTTCAACCTCGGCTATATCGCCTACAACGTGATGGACAAGATCAAGGGCAGCAATGAGCCCAACCCCATGGCCCAGCTGAAAGTGCGCCAAGCGCTGGACATGGCCGTGGACAAGAAGAAGATCATCGAGTCGGTCTACCAGGGTGCCGGCCAGTTGGCAGTCAATGGCATGCCGCCAACGCAATGGTCCTATGACGACAGCATCAAGGACGCCGCCTTCGACCCCGAAAAAGCCAAACAACTGCTGAAGGAAGCCGGCATCAAGGAAGGCACCGAGATCACCCTGTGGGCCATGCCCGTACAAAGGCCGTACAACCCCAACGCCAAGCTGATGGCCGAAATGCTGCAATCCGACTGGGCCAGGATCGGCATCAAGGCAAAGATCGTCAGCTATGAATGGGGCGAGTACATCAAACGCTCCAAGGGTGGCGAACAGGGCGCCATGCTGATTGGCTGGAGCGGCGACAACGGTGACCCGGACAACTGGCTGGGCACGCTCTACGGCTGCGATGCCGTCGACGGCAACAACTTCTCCAAGTGGTGCTACAAGCCCTACGACGACCTGATCAAGCAGGCCAAGGCCACCGCCGACCAGGCCAAGCGCACCGAGCTGTACCAAAAGGCGCAGCACATCCTCAAGGAGCAGGTGCCGATCACCCCGATCGCCCACTCCACCGTGTACCAGCCCATGAGCGCCAAAGTGAAGGACTTCAAGATCAGCCCGTTTGCGCTGAACTCCTTCTATGGCGTCAGCGTGGACAAATAG
- a CDS encoding ABC transporter substrate-binding protein, giving the protein MRHVTRLSALLALGLVSQSPVLLANNLVFCSEGSPAGFDTAQYTSATDNDAAEPIYNRLVEFERGGTAVHPALATRWEVSDDGLRYTFHLREGVKFHSNKAFKPGRDFNADDVLFTFNRMLDKGHPFRQAYPTEFPYFISMGLDKNIAHVEKIDPLTVVFTLNTVDAAFIQNLAMSFASILSAEYAEHLMASARPSDINQQPIGTGPFVFQRYQKDSQIRYKGNKDYWAPDEVKIDNLVFSINIDPSVRIQKLRRNECQVTLHPRPADLPALKADRSLQVLQQPGFNLGYIAYNTQHPPFDRLEVRQAMDMAVNKKAILQAVYQDSGQLAVNAMPPTQWSYDESLKDAPYDPEKARQLLLQAGVKPGTEVTLWAMPVQRPYNPNAKLMAEMLQADWNKLGFKVRIVSYEWGEYLKRMKSGEHDIALIGWTGDNGDPDNWLGTLYSCDAIGSNNYSLWCDPQYDSLVKQAKQVTDQAQRSALYQQAQQRLKQQVPITPVAHSTVNQPLSVKVSGFKVSPFGRNDFSGVRVD; this is encoded by the coding sequence ATGCGCCACGTTACCCGCCTTTCCGCGCTGCTGGCCCTGGGCCTGGTCAGCCAATCCCCGGTCCTGCTGGCCAACAACCTGGTGTTCTGCTCTGAAGGTAGCCCAGCCGGTTTCGACACCGCACAGTACACCAGCGCCACCGACAACGACGCCGCCGAACCGATCTACAACCGCCTGGTCGAGTTCGAGCGCGGCGGTACTGCCGTGCACCCTGCCCTGGCGACCCGCTGGGAAGTCTCCGACGATGGCTTGCGCTACACCTTCCACCTGCGTGAAGGGGTGAAGTTCCACAGCAACAAGGCCTTCAAACCTGGCCGTGACTTCAATGCCGACGACGTGCTGTTCACTTTCAACCGCATGCTCGACAAGGGCCACCCGTTCCGCCAGGCCTACCCCACCGAGTTCCCTTACTTCATCAGCATGGGCCTGGACAAGAACATCGCCCACGTCGAGAAAATCGACCCACTCACCGTGGTATTCACCCTGAACACGGTCGATGCCGCGTTCATCCAGAACCTGGCCATGAGCTTCGCTTCCATCCTCTCCGCCGAATACGCCGAACACCTGATGGCCAGCGCAAGGCCGAGCGACATCAACCAGCAGCCCATTGGCACCGGGCCGTTCGTGTTCCAGCGTTACCAGAAGGATTCGCAGATCCGCTACAAGGGCAACAAGGATTACTGGGCACCGGATGAAGTGAAGATCGACAACCTGGTGTTCTCGATCAACATCGACCCCTCGGTACGCATCCAGAAGCTGCGCCGCAACGAATGCCAGGTCACCCTGCACCCACGCCCCGCCGACCTGCCGGCGCTCAAGGCCGACCGTTCGCTGCAGGTGCTGCAGCAACCGGGCTTCAACCTCGGCTACATCGCCTACAACACCCAGCACCCACCCTTTGACCGGCTGGAGGTGCGCCAGGCGATGGATATGGCTGTGAACAAGAAAGCCATCCTGCAGGCGGTTTATCAGGACTCCGGCCAACTGGCGGTCAACGCCATGCCACCCACCCAGTGGTCCTATGACGAAAGCCTCAAGGACGCACCCTACGACCCGGAAAAGGCCAGGCAGCTGCTTCTGCAGGCGGGCGTCAAACCGGGCACCGAAGTCACCCTGTGGGCCATGCCGGTGCAACGCCCGTACAACCCCAACGCCAAGCTGATGGCCGAAATGCTCCAGGCCGACTGGAACAAGCTTGGTTTCAAGGTGCGCATCGTCAGTTACGAATGGGGCGAGTACCTCAAGCGCATGAAAAGCGGCGAACACGACATCGCTTTGATTGGCTGGACCGGCGACAACGGCGACCCGGACAACTGGCTGGGCACCCTCTACAGCTGCGATGCCATCGGCAGCAACAACTACTCGCTGTGGTGCGACCCGCAGTACGACAGCCTGGTCAAGCAGGCCAAGCAGGTCACCGACCAGGCGCAGCGCAGCGCCCTGTACCAGCAGGCCCAGCAGCGGCTCAAGCAGCAGGTGCCGATTACCCCGGTGGCGCACTCCACCGTGAACCAGCCGCTCAGCGTCAAGGTTTCCGGGTTCAAGGTCAGCCCGTTTGGGCGCAATGATTTCTCCGGCGTGCGTGTTGACTGA
- a CDS encoding ABC transporter permease subunit, which yields MLSFIARRLGLLIPTFFGITLLTFALIRLIPGDPVEVMMGERRVDPEMHAQAMERLGLNKPLPVQYLDYVGKLAQGDLGESLRTRESVWTEFLTLFPATLELAFAALLFAGIVGLLAGVIAALKRGSLFDHGVMGISLAGYSMPIFWWGLILIMFFSVSLGWTPVSGRIDLLYDIEPKTGFMLIDTLLSDEEGAFKDAVMHLILPAIVLGTIPLAVIARMTRSSMLEVLREDYIRTARAKGLSPARVVFVHGLRNALIPVLTVFGLQVGTLLAGAVLTETIFSWPGIGKWLIEAIGARDYPVVQNGILLIACLVILVNFVVDILYGLANPRIRHQR from the coding sequence ATGTTGAGTTTTATTGCCCGGCGCCTTGGCCTGTTGATACCGACCTTTTTCGGCATCACCTTGCTCACCTTTGCGCTCATACGCCTGATCCCCGGGGACCCGGTGGAAGTGATGATGGGCGAGCGCAGGGTCGACCCCGAAATGCACGCCCAGGCCATGGAGCGCCTGGGCCTTAACAAGCCGCTGCCGGTCCAGTACCTGGACTACGTCGGCAAGCTCGCCCAGGGTGACCTCGGGGAATCGCTGCGCACCCGCGAAAGCGTGTGGACCGAATTCCTCACGCTGTTCCCGGCCACCCTCGAACTGGCCTTCGCCGCCCTGCTGTTCGCCGGCATCGTCGGCCTGCTGGCCGGGGTGATCGCCGCGCTCAAGCGCGGTTCACTGTTCGACCACGGGGTCATGGGCATATCCCTGGCCGGCTACTCGATGCCGATCTTCTGGTGGGGCCTGATCCTGATCATGTTCTTCTCGGTAAGCCTGGGCTGGACCCCGGTGTCCGGGCGTATCGACCTGCTTTACGACATCGAGCCGAAGACCGGCTTCATGCTCATCGATACCCTGCTCAGCGACGAAGAAGGCGCGTTCAAGGACGCGGTGATGCACCTGATACTGCCAGCCATCGTGCTCGGCACCATCCCGCTGGCGGTAATCGCCCGCATGACCCGTTCGTCGATGCTTGAAGTGCTACGCGAAGACTACATCCGCACCGCTCGCGCCAAGGGCCTTTCGCCCGCCCGGGTGGTGTTCGTGCATGGCCTGCGCAACGCCCTGATTCCGGTGCTCACGGTGTTCGGCCTGCAGGTCGGCACACTACTGGCCGGTGCGGTGCTGACCGAAACCATCTTTTCCTGGCCGGGCATCGGCAAGTGGCTGATCGAAGCCATCGGTGCCCGTGACTACCCCGTGGTCCAGAACGGCATCCTGTTGATTGCCTGCCTGGTGATCCTGGTCAACTTCGTCGTGGACATCCTCTACGGCCTGGCCAACCCACGCATCCGTCATCAGCGCTGA
- a CDS encoding OprD family porin, with translation MRVFTLTALALSISAFSTVAQADPQSQAFIPLTLKASSEQAQASGFIDGQSLSGTTRNWYARERAARAPLWRYYKSDGTRHPTHSRENWLQGTILNYSSGFTQGTVGIAVEAAAYNAIALQQNRQAVAGPNNRTLTHSDGDPIGQWSKLGLGNIKARVSNTTLTLGRQSVDTPMIAYIGNRALPSSFQGAFLHSAEFDNLSFDLGTFDRVSPRTEQSLSKFRSEYSATGVETDRASTAGINYQPFRSLSTSLYATQVDDFWNQYYFGANHVLGDSAVLSLSTGLNYYKTVDAGSQKMGKIDNDTYSLSLDLTHQAHTLGASWQQVNGNEYFDYLHETNGIYLANSLLSDFNGPNEKSLKISYVLNMAPYGVPGLKFNLYNARGWGIDGTHYRGTAYDVNGLNGETHYEWGIGTSYAVQSGPLKDTSVRATYTTHRASKAQGDGSLDEFRVVTTIPFNIL, from the coding sequence TTGAGAGTATTCACCCTGACCGCACTGGCCTTATCCATCAGTGCCTTTTCCACCGTGGCCCAGGCCGATCCGCAAAGCCAGGCCTTCATCCCGCTCACCCTCAAAGCCAGCAGCGAGCAGGCGCAAGCCAGCGGCTTCATCGACGGCCAGAGCCTGTCCGGCACCACCCGCAACTGGTACGCCCGTGAACGCGCCGCACGCGCGCCGCTGTGGCGCTACTACAAGAGCGACGGCACCCGCCACCCCACCCACAGCCGGGAAAACTGGCTGCAAGGCACCATCCTCAACTACAGCTCCGGTTTCACCCAAGGCACCGTGGGCATCGCCGTCGAGGCCGCAGCCTACAATGCCATTGCCCTGCAACAGAACCGCCAGGCCGTCGCCGGCCCCAACAACCGCACCCTTACCCACAGCGATGGCGATCCCATCGGCCAGTGGAGCAAGCTGGGCCTGGGCAATATCAAGGCGCGTGTGTCCAACACCACCCTTACCCTCGGTCGCCAGTCGGTAGACACGCCGATGATCGCCTACATCGGCAACCGCGCCTTGCCATCGAGCTTCCAGGGCGCGTTCCTGCACAGCGCCGAGTTCGACAACCTGAGCTTCGACCTGGGCACCTTCGACCGCGTGTCGCCACGTACCGAACAGAGCCTGAGCAAGTTCCGCAGCGAATACAGCGCCACGGGCGTGGAAACCGACCGCGCCAGCACCGCCGGCATCAACTACCAGCCGTTCAGGAGCCTGAGCACCAGCCTGTACGCCACCCAGGTCGACGACTTCTGGAACCAGTACTACTTCGGCGCCAACCACGTGCTCGGCGACAGCGCAGTGCTCAGCCTGAGCACCGGCCTGAACTACTACAAGACCGTGGATGCCGGCAGCCAGAAAATGGGCAAGATCGACAACGACACCTACAGCCTGTCGCTCGACCTTACCCACCAGGCGCACACCCTCGGTGCCTCCTGGCAGCAGGTGAACGGCAACGAGTACTTCGACTACCTGCACGAAACCAACGGCATCTACCTGGCCAACTCGCTGCTGTCGGACTTCAACGGCCCCAACGAAAAATCGCTGAAGATCTCCTACGTACTGAACATGGCGCCCTACGGCGTGCCCGGCCTGAAGTTCAACCTGTACAACGCCCGCGGCTGGGGCATCGACGGCACCCACTACCGCGGCACCGCCTACGACGTGAATGGCCTGAACGGCGAAACCCACTACGAGTGGGGCATCGGCACCAGCTACGCGGTGCAGAGCGGGCCGCTGAAAGACACCAGCGTCCGCGCCACCTACACCACCCACCGCGCCAGCAAGGCCCAGGGTGACGGCAGCCTGGACGAGTTCCGCGTGGTCACCACCATTCCATTCAACATTCTTTGA
- a CDS encoding ABC transporter substrate-binding protein, with protein sequence MQRAFIKSLPLRLALAALVLGGATQLAAKPLVVCTEASPEGFDVVQYTTAVTFDASAETLFNRLVDFKPGTTDIQPALAERWDISPDGLTYTFHLRQGVKFHTTDYFKPTRDFNADDVLWSLNRQLDPNHPWHDKTSVGYPYFESMAFKELLKSVKKADERTVVITLARPEAPFLHDMAMGFTSIYSAEYGDQLLKAGKTAELNSKPIGTGAFIFQRYNKDAQVRFKPNPDYFRGKPPADALVFAITTDSNVRLQKLRANECQVALYPKPDDVPSIKTDPKLKVAEIEALVTGYIAMNTEHKYLSDVRVRKAINMAFDRQTHVDQLFGNGNALVGVNPYPPTMPGYNAANQNPPRDLAKARALLKEAGVPDGTVMTLFTRNGGGMTNPNPRLSAEMLQADLKQIGLKLDIRVMEWAEMLRRAKKGEADMVSTGWAGDNGDPDNFLTPLLSCDAAKTGENYARWCNSKFQELITRAREVVDNEELARLYSEALKVYDDDQPWISMAHPKMFTAMRDNVEGYVISPLTNNNFATTKVK encoded by the coding sequence ATGCAGAGAGCTTTCATCAAATCGCTACCACTACGCTTGGCCCTGGCCGCTCTGGTGCTCGGCGGCGCCACGCAGCTGGCAGCCAAACCGCTGGTGGTGTGTACCGAGGCCAGCCCGGAAGGGTTCGACGTTGTCCAGTACACCACCGCCGTCACCTTTGATGCTTCGGCCGAGACGCTCTTCAACCGCCTGGTCGACTTCAAGCCCGGCACCACTGACATCCAGCCAGCCCTGGCCGAGCGCTGGGATATCTCGCCAGACGGCCTGACCTACACCTTTCACCTGCGCCAAGGGGTGAAGTTCCACACCACCGACTACTTCAAGCCAACCCGCGACTTCAACGCCGACGACGTGTTGTGGAGCCTCAACCGCCAGCTGGACCCGAACCATCCGTGGCACGACAAGACCAGTGTCGGTTACCCGTATTTTGAAAGCATGGCCTTCAAAGAGCTGCTCAAGTCGGTGAAGAAGGCCGACGAGCGCACCGTGGTGATCACCCTTGCCCGCCCGGAAGCGCCCTTCCTGCATGACATGGCCATGGGTTTCACCTCGATCTACTCCGCCGAGTACGGCGACCAGTTGCTCAAGGCGGGTAAAACCGCTGAGCTGAACAGCAAGCCGATCGGCACCGGCGCGTTCATTTTCCAGCGCTACAACAAGGACGCGCAGGTGCGCTTCAAACCCAACCCGGACTACTTCCGCGGCAAACCGCCGGCCGACGCCCTGGTGTTCGCCATTACCACCGACAGCAACGTGCGCCTGCAAAAGCTGCGCGCCAATGAATGCCAGGTCGCCCTGTATCCCAAGCCGGATGACGTGCCATCGATCAAGACCGACCCGAAGCTCAAGGTCGCCGAAATCGAAGCTCTGGTCACCGGCTACATCGCCATGAATACCGAGCACAAATACCTCAGCGATGTACGCGTGCGCAAAGCCATCAATATGGCTTTCGACCGCCAGACCCATGTTGACCAGCTGTTTGGCAATGGCAACGCGCTGGTGGGTGTGAACCCTTACCCGCCGACCATGCCTGGCTACAACGCTGCCAACCAGAACCCGCCCCGTGACCTCGCAAAAGCACGCGCCCTGCTCAAGGAAGCTGGCGTGCCGGACGGCACGGTGATGACGCTATTCACCCGCAACGGCGGCGGTATGACCAACCCCAACCCTCGCTTATCTGCCGAAATGCTTCAGGCCGACCTGAAACAGATCGGCCTGAAGCTGGATATCCGCGTGATGGAGTGGGCCGAAATGCTGCGCCGCGCCAAGAAGGGCGAAGCCGACATGGTGTCCACCGGCTGGGCGGGCGACAACGGCGATCCAGACAACTTCCTCACCCCACTGCTTAGCTGCGACGCGGCCAAGACCGGCGAGAACTACGCCCGCTGGTGCAACTCGAAATTCCAGGAACTGATCACCCGCGCCCGCGAGGTGGTCGACAACGAGGAGCTTGCAAGGCTCTATAGCGAGGCATTGAAGGTGTACGATGACGACCAACCCTGGATCAGCATGGCCCATCCAAAGATGTTCACCGCCATGCGTGACAACGTGGAGGGCTACGTGATCAGCCCTCTGACCAACAATAACTTCGCCACCACCAAGGTGAAGTAG
- a CDS encoding SIMPL domain-containing protein (The SIMPL domain is named for its presence in mouse protein SIMPL (signalling molecule that associates with mouse pelle-like kinase). Bacterial member BP26, from Brucella, was shown to assemble into a channel-like structure, while YggE from E. coli has been associated with resistance to oxidative stress.) has protein sequence MQIPRRGAALILSCGLLASLPALAADEPRYNQVSLRAEVSKEVPRDLMVVTLYSEAQNTDPGKLAKQITETMNKAVQQSRQVKDVKISQGSRNSYPVYDSKGQKITGWRERAELRLESDNFPALSQLTADLLQELKMGGMDFSIAPATRKASEDALLKDAVDAFKARAQLATEALGGKGYKVVNLNLNSSGYPRPYLRSAPMAMKAMGADEAAPAPDIEAGTSEVSMNADGLIEVQMP, from the coding sequence ATGCAAATCCCACGTCGCGGCGCCGCCCTGATCCTGTCTTGCGGCTTGCTCGCCAGCCTGCCGGCGCTGGCTGCCGATGAGCCACGTTACAACCAGGTATCGCTGCGTGCCGAAGTGAGCAAGGAAGTGCCGCGCGACCTGATGGTCGTGACCCTGTACAGCGAAGCGCAGAACACCGACCCGGGCAAGCTCGCCAAGCAGATCACCGAAACCATGAACAAGGCCGTGCAGCAGTCGCGCCAGGTCAAGGACGTGAAGATCAGCCAGGGCAGCCGCAACAGCTACCCGGTGTATGACAGCAAGGGCCAGAAGATTACCGGCTGGCGCGAGCGTGCCGAGCTGCGCCTGGAAAGCGACAACTTCCCGGCCTTGTCCCAGCTTACCGCCGACCTGCTGCAAGAGCTGAAAATGGGCGGCATGGACTTCTCCATCGCCCCGGCCACGCGCAAGGCAAGCGAGGATGCACTGCTCAAGGACGCGGTCGATGCCTTCAAGGCACGCGCGCAACTGGCCACCGAAGCGCTGGGCGGCAAGGGCTATAAAGTGGTCAACCTGAACCTCAACAGCAGCGGTTACCCGCGCCCGTACCTGCGCAGTGCGCCGATGGCAATGAAAGCCATGGGGGCTGATGAAGCCGCGCCAGCGCCGGACATTGAGGCGGGTACCAGCGAAGTGAGCATGAATGCCGATGGCCTGATCGAAGTGCAGATGCCCTGA